A single Candidatus Neomarinimicrobiota bacterium DNA region contains:
- a CDS encoding transposase: MKKNETKLQRSLTMSTHIQILYQIIFFAKDRTRCLAKITSEQLFKYIWGILKKNNGNLYRINGVEDHIQIISHLHPSVVLSNLVKKYLGEFRSTPLGLE, translated from the coding sequence ATGAAAAAAAATGAGACTAAACTCCAGAGGAGTTTAACAATGTCAACCCATATACAAATATTATATCAGATCATTTTTTTTGCAAAAGATAGAACAAGATGTTTAGCGAAGATTACCTCCGAACAATTATTTAAATATATATGGGGAATCTTAAAAAAAAATAATGGTAATTTATATCGAATAAACGGTGTCGAAGACCATATTCAAATTATCTCTCACCTTCACCCAAGCGTGGTTTTGTCAAATCTTGTGAAAAAATATTTGGGGGAATTTCGTTCAACCCCGCTGGGGTTGGAGTAG